A single Drechmeria coniospora strain ARSEF 6962 chromosome 03, whole genome shotgun sequence DNA region contains:
- a CDS encoding integral membrane protein, with amino-acid sequence MGWVDNATSEVEAMSQYPTIIAICVVVSLLSIVTVGGRLWVRATARGLASDDWMAAMSMLFALVYSILCIMQTKYGLGLPLRARPKENLIPYTRVNFAGRPIYQIGISFFKIALLISYLRLLKGTDQKTYRLVVWITIFLVFIAHVGCTLSLLFACTPVQKSWNPLMDGTCLAPGPSFTAYAVVTIVSDVVVALLPIPVLLKLSIRIEKKIGLIFIFMLGLFTTLCSILRYLQINRIQYGDGNSTMLVLWGTIEFNVGNMVSSLPFLAPIFMKKAKEYRAKYSGNDYGSSHGSSEGRRHENGGHYKLADVSIDKSRSNENIVPASAIVKSVTYTVQVEEDTTNGLMIVHHHHGDASSKV; translated from the exons ATGGGTTGGGTTGACAACGCGACgtccgaggtcgaggccatgTCGCAGTACCCGACCATCATCGCCAtatgcgtcgtcgtctctcTGCTatccatcgtcaccgtcggtgGCCGCCTCTGGGTCCGGGCCACGGCGCGCGGTCTCGCCAGCGATGACTGGATGGCCGCCATGTCCATGTTGTTCGCCCTCGTCTACTCCATTCTCTGCATCATGC AGACCAAGTACGGCTTGGGGCTTCCGCTTCGGGCTCGGCCCAAGGAAAACCTAATTCCCTACACTCGAGTCAACTTCGCCGGTCGCCCCATCTACCAGATCGGCATCAGCTTCTTCAAGATAGCCCTCCTGATCAGCTACCTGCGTCTTCTTAAGGGCACCGACCAGAAGACATATCGGCTCGTCGTCTGGATCACCATATTTCTCGTCTTCATCGCCCACGTCGGATGCACCCTGTCGCTCTTGTTCGCCTGCACGCCTGTGCAGAAGTCGTGGAACCCGTTGATGGACGGCACCTGTCTCGCCCCCGGACCCTCCTTCACCGCctacgccgtcgtcaccataGTTTCTGACGTTGTCGTCGCCCTGTTGCCGATTCCCGTCCTGCTGAAGCTCAGCATCAGGATAGAGAAGAAAATCGGTCtcatcttcatcttcatGCTCGGCCTCTTCACCACCCTCTGCTCCATCCTGCGATACCTGCAGATAAACCGGATTCAATACGGTGACGGGAACTCTACAATGCTCGTTCTCTGGGGCACCATCGAGTTTAACGTTGGC AACATGGTCTCCTCACTCCCTTTTTTGGCCCCAATCTTTATGAAAAAAGCCAAGGAGTATCGTGCCAAGTACTCTGGAAACGATTACGGCTCCTCGCATGGATCGAGCGAGGGGCGTCGCCACGAGAATGGTGGCCACTACAAGCTGGCCGACGTCAGTATCGACAAGTCTCGCAGCAACGAGAACATCGTCCCGGCAAGCGCCATAGTGAAGTCAGTAACATACACCGTTCAGGTGGAGGAAGACACGACGAACGGCCTAATGATTGTGCACCATCACCATGGGGACGCGAGTTCGAAGGTTTGA